GCGCCGCATCGGCCTGTCCACCCGCGTGGTGCGCCAGCCGCTATCCAGCTTGCGCCAGCCGCTGCTGCCTGCCGTGCTGCTGCTGGAGAACAATACCGCCGGCATCCTGCGCGAGATTCGCGACGGCGTCGCTTTCCTCAGCATGTCCGAGCTGCCCGACGCCGTCGTCGAGATTCCGCTGGAGGATCTGCAACACAGCTTCGAGGGCATCGCCATCCTGGTGAAGCCCCGCTTCCAGTACGAAAAGCGAGCGCCGGAGCTGGCGGAAATCCGTTCCCGCCACTGGTTCTGGCGCACCATCTACGGCAGCCGCTCCCTGTACCGCGACGCCTTGCTCGCCGCCTTCCTGATCAATGTGTTCGCGCTGGTGATACCCATCGTGTCGATGGCGGTCTACGACCGCGTGGTGCCCAATATGGCGCTGGAAACGTTATGGGTGCTGGCGATAGGCGCCGCGCTGGTGCTGGTGTTCGACTTCCTGCTCAAGCTGACCCGCGGCTACCTGATCGATCTGGCCAGCAAGCGCATCGACGTCGCGCTGTCCGCGCTGATCATGGAGCGGGTGCTGGGCATACGGATGGAGTCGCGGCCGGCGTCGGTGGGCGCGTTCGCCGCCAATCTGCGCGCCTTCGAGACCGTGCGCGACTTCATCGCCTCGGCCTCCATCACCGCGCTGATCGACGTGCCCTTCGTGCTGATTTTCCTGGTGGCCATCCTGTGGATTTCGCCATTGATGGCGGTGCCCATGGTGCTCGCCATTTTCTTCATGCTGGTATTCGCGCTGCTGGTTCAGGAAAGAATGCAGGCGCTGGTGGAAACCACGCTGCGCGCCGCCTCGCAGCGCAACGCGTATCTGGTGGAAAGCCTGTCGGGCCTGGAAACGGTCAAGGTGCTGGCGGCAGAGGGCGTGCTGCAGGGCAAGTGGGAGCAGGCGACGCTGTTCCTCGCCCAGGTCGGCTCGCGGCTGAAAATCCTGGCCGCCTCCACCATGAACTTCGCCGGCTTCATCCAGCAACTGCTGTCCGTCGCCATGCTGGTGCTGGGCGTGTACGAGATCATGGCCGGCAACGTCTCCATGGGCGGCGTGATCGCAGCGGTGATGCTGTCCAGCCGCGCGATGGCGCCGCTGAGCCAGGTGGTGAGCCTGCTGACCCAATACCACAACGCCAAGACCTCGCTGGTCTCGCTGGACGGCTTCATGAAGATGCCGGTGGAACGCGAAAAGGACGCGGCTTTCTTCCACCGCACCAGCTTCCGCGGCGACATCGATTTCCACAATGTCTCGTTCTGCTATCCGAACAATCCTATGGTGGCGCTGCGCGAAGCGTCGCTCACCATCAAGGCCGGCGAGCGCGTCGCCATCATCGGCCGCGTCGGCTCCGGCAAGAGCACCATCCAGAAGATGATATTGGGCCTCTACCAACCGATGGAAGGCGCGATCCGCATCGACGGCATGGACATCAAGCAGATCGACCCGGCCGAGCTGCGCCGCCAGATCGGCTACGTGCCGCAGGACCCGGTGCTGTTCTACGGCACCATGCGCCAGAACATCGCCATGGGCTCGCCGCACGCCTTCGACGCCAGCATCGCCGCCGCAGCCGAGCAGGCCGGGTTGACCGAGTTCATCAACAGCCACCCGCAAGGCTTCGACATGCTGATCGGCGAGCGCGGCGAATCCCTGTCCGGCGGCCAGCGCAAGGCGGTGACCATCGCCCGCGCGCTGCTGAACTCCCCGCCCATCCTGCTGTTGGACGAGCCGACCAGCAATATGGACCACAGCACAGAGGCGCAGATCCACCAGACGCTGGCTCGGGTATCGGCGGGCAAAACCATGCTGCTGATCACTCATCACAACGCGCTGCTGGACCTGGTGGACCGGCTGATCGTGGTCGACCACGGCGCCATCGTCGCCGATGGTCCCAAACAGCAGGTGATCGAGGCGCTGCAACAAGGCAAGATCGGAAAGGCGGGCGCTTGAAATGGAAATGAACTGGAAACAACGGGTGAACGGCTGGGTGGAGCGCGGCCAGGAACGCACCGGCCCGTACTGGGACAAACTGATGGATTGGGCCTCGGCCCGCGACCTGGCCGACCGCAACGA
This genomic window from Chromobacterium phragmitis contains:
- a CDS encoding type I secretion system permease/ATPase, with translation MASEISNPDTARPLSEQATHLDPLLDCLFSLARGYGITATRESLVAGIPLVDNRLSPSMFARSARRIGLSTRVVRQPLSSLRQPLLPAVLLLENNTAGILREIRDGVAFLSMSELPDAVVEIPLEDLQHSFEGIAILVKPRFQYEKRAPELAEIRSRHWFWRTIYGSRSLYRDALLAAFLINVFALVIPIVSMAVYDRVVPNMALETLWVLAIGAALVLVFDFLLKLTRGYLIDLASKRIDVALSALIMERVLGIRMESRPASVGAFAANLRAFETVRDFIASASITALIDVPFVLIFLVAILWISPLMAVPMVLAIFFMLVFALLVQERMQALVETTLRAASQRNAYLVESLSGLETVKVLAAEGVLQGKWEQATLFLAQVGSRLKILAASTMNFAGFIQQLLSVAMLVLGVYEIMAGNVSMGGVIAAVMLSSRAMAPLSQVVSLLTQYHNAKTSLVSLDGFMKMPVEREKDAAFFHRTSFRGDIDFHNVSFCYPNNPMVALREASLTIKAGERVAIIGRVGSGKSTIQKMILGLYQPMEGAIRIDGMDIKQIDPAELRRQIGYVPQDPVLFYGTMRQNIAMGSPHAFDASIAAAAEQAGLTEFINSHPQGFDMLIGERGESLSGGQRKAVTIARALLNSPPILLLDEPTSNMDHSTEAQIHQTLARVSAGKTMLLITHHNALLDLVDRLIVVDHGAIVADGPKQQVIEALQQGKIGKAGA